One genomic segment of Drosophila willistoni isolate 14030-0811.24 chromosome 2R unlocalized genomic scaffold, UCI_dwil_1.1 Seg200, whole genome shotgun sequence includes these proteins:
- the LOC124460375 gene encoding gametocyte-specific factor 1 homolog, producing the protein MSFNDFVTCPINKNHRPLRGRLDTHLVRCCRALDTQQKKKMVICPFNETHSVSAAKLLDHIRNKCTCNVSNFVNDMKELEEPKPSLKGLDNAPPPKTAECEDDWDLEPDVGTYKPLHNCDDKLVVRSIKGQSRAVRQEFRYNERRRFAELKDK; encoded by the coding sequence ATGTCTTTCAACGATTTTGTAACTTGTcctataaataaaaaccatCGACCCCTGCGTGGACGCCTGGACACACATCTAGTACGTTGTTGCCGAGCGCTGGACActcaacaaaagaaaaagatggTTATATGTCCATTTAATGAAACACATAGCGTGTCTGCTGCGAAATTATTGGATCATATCAGGAACAAGTGTACATGCAATGTTTCTAATTTCGTGAATGACATGAAAGAGTTGGAAGAACCAAAACCATCCTTAAAAGGGTTGGATAATGCGCCACCTCCAAAAACAGCTGAATGCGAGGATGACTGGGATCTGGAGCCCGATGTAGGAACCTATAAACCGCTACACAATTGTGATGACAAATTGGTTGTTCGTTCCATCAAGGGACAATCGCGTGCTGTACGCCAAGAGTTCCGTTATAACGAGCGTCGTCGATTTGCCGAACTGAAGGACAAATAG